A window from Primulina huaijiensis isolate GDHJ02 chromosome 11, ASM1229523v2, whole genome shotgun sequence encodes these proteins:
- the LOC140988638 gene encoding protein FAR1-RELATED SEQUENCE 5-like: MRLFEIESGGPEHVGCTKRDIRNHEKTLRDEHKGIDAETLIDFFLSEKDKSSTFFFDYETDSDNRFIRCFWGDHVSRRAYTAFGDVVVFDTTYNTNEYGMIFAPFVGVNHHHKTIVFGCGFLSDEKTDSFDRLLNKFLEAMPKGAPNLIITDQDPAMTKAIGEVFPKTIHRYCLWHILNKFPDKLNPVTFRDHYQSIKNVIVHSMTSIKFERSWEEVMNCANLVENDWLSLMYELRHKWVPTYFNHVFSAGMSSSQRSESSHAFFKKYVCSNNSLMDFIIRFNKALRHQRHNELVADHTDLNERPKVKSNWPMELQMVNVYTKNKWLEFQNEISLSHGYYVQQASIGIEFGVYNVINFLGSSSAKHRLLTHDIQRDDISCSCMKFQFEGIPCRHMLAFFRINQVFHLHDQYILKRWTKDAKIGVHYTMAEQNVVDDPERCLMSRHMRLSCKASALIDVASFSDEGTNFLTEQFDSIDSKMKEMNINRTLRSGIQSRRTLDGAIGIIDPSEIRTKGRGKRLKSSKEKSTSRARQCRGCGRRSVSHDKRNCPNLKDGSTVNNDDTDENSDEEDFGSIHGSTNMWTTGMGFDD; encoded by the exons ATGCGATTGTTTGAGATAGAGTCTGGAGGGCCTGAACATGTAGGTTGCACGAAAAGAGATATAAGAAACCACGAGAAAACGCTTAGGGATGAGCACAAGGGTATTGATGCCGAAACATTGATTGATTTCTTTCTGTCTGAGAAAGACAAGAGTTCAACTTTCTTTTTTGATTACGAGACAGATTCAGACAATAGATTTATTCGTTGTTTTTGGGGGGATCATGTGTCAAGGAGGGCATACACTGCATTTGGTGATGTAGTGGTGTTTGATACAACGTATAACACCAACGAATATGGGATGATTTTTGCACCATTTGTAGGAGTTAATCATCATCATAAGACCATTGTTTTCGGTTGTGGATTTTTGAGTGATGAGAAAACTGATTCTTTTGATAGGTTGCTTAATAAGTTTCTAGAAGCCATGCCTAAAGGAGCACCAAACTTGATCATAACTGACCAGGATCCTGCTATGACGAAAGCCATAGGTGAAGTTTTCCCTAAAACAATTCATCGATATTGTTTGTGGCACATTCTAAACAAATTCCCAGATAAATTGAACCCGGTGACTTTTCGTGACCACTATCAAAGCATAAAAAATGTCATTGTACATTCTATGACTTCTATTAAATTTGAGAGATCATGGGAAGAGGTTATGAATTGTGCTAACTTGGTAGAAAATGATTGGCTGTCATTGATGTATGAGTTGCGACATAAGTGGGTGCCGACATATTTCAACCATGTATTTTCTGCTGGAATGTCAAGTAGTCAGAGGTCTGAAAGTTCACATGCATTTTTCAAGAAGTACGTCTGTAGCAATAACTCGTTGATGGATTTTATAATTCGTTTCAATAAGGCACTTCGACACCAAAGACACAATGAGTTAGTTGCCGATCATACTGATTTGAACGAGCGGCCAAAGGTTAAATCGAACTGGCCAATGGAATTGCAAATGGTGAATGTATACACGAAAAACAAATGGTTGGAGTTTCAAAATGAAATTAGTCTGAGTCATGGTTATTATGTGCAACAAGCATCTATTGGAATTGAGTTTGGGGTTTACAATGTCATTAATTTTCTAGGTTCTTCTTCTGCCAAACATAGGCTGCTTACGCATGACATACAAAGAGACGATATATCATGTAGTTGCATGAAATTTCAATTTGAGGGTATTCCGTGCAGGCATATGTTAGCATTTTTTCGTATCAACCAAGTTTTCCACTTACATGATCAGTATATACTCAAACGGTGGACAAAGGATGCAAAGATTGGCGTACATTACACTATGGCTGAGCAAAATGTGGTTGACGATCCAGAAAGGTGTTTGATGTCTAGACATATGAGGCTATCTTGTAAAGCTTCAGCTTTAATTGATGTTGCATCTTTCAGTGATGAGGGGACAAACTTTTTGACTGAACAGTTTGATTCTATTGATAGCAAAATGAAGGAGATGAATATTAATAGAACATTACGCAGTGGGATTCAAAGTAGGAGAACCTTGGATGGAGCCATTGGTATCATTGATCCTTCTGAAATTAGAACAAAAGGACGTGGGAAGAGACTAAAATCATCGAAGGAGAAGTCAACATCAAGGGCCAGACAGTGTCGTGGATGCGGGCGTCGAAGTGTGTCACATGACAAACGCAACTGTCCAAATTTGAAAGACGG GTCAACCGTAAATAATGATGACACAGATGAGAACTCAGATGAAGAAGATTTTGGATCAATACATG GTAGTACAAACATGTGGACAACTGGAATGGGCTTTGATGACTGA